The following are encoded together in the Salvia hispanica cultivar TCC Black 2014 chromosome 6, UniMelb_Shisp_WGS_1.0, whole genome shotgun sequence genome:
- the LOC125194602 gene encoding CCR4-NOT transcription complex subunit 6-like-B, producing the protein MQIEELEKIDPSSAKNQENKERTGKLKASVENSDAKASNFNSVIDISGKVLDFPLVSGDDSTVEEVFIYKNELNLIPKDVGRLKGLKTIKFFANDLNLFPGEFRNLVELECLQVKVTEPGVSGLELSKLENLKELELSRVPPRPSAFPLLREITGLERLKRLSVRYFSIR; encoded by the coding sequence ATGCAGATTGAGGAATTGGAGAAAATCGATCCTTCCAGCGccaagaatcaagaaaataagGAGAGAACAGGGAAGTTGAAAGCCTCGGTGGAAAATTCTGACGCAAAAGCTTCGAATTTCAACTCCGTAATTGATATATCTGGAAAAGTTCTCGATTTTCCGCTTGTTAGTGGCGACGATAGCACAGTGGAGGAGGTTTTTATCTACAAGAATGAGTTGAATTTGATTCCGAAAGATGTTGGGAGGCTTAAGGGTTTAAAAACTATCAAGTTTTTCGCGAATGACTTGAACTTGTTTCCGGGGGAGTTTAGGAATCTGGTTGAGCTTGAATGCTTGCAAGTGAAGGTAACGGAGCCGGGAGTTAGTGGGTTGGAGTTGAGTAAACTAGAGAATTTGAAAGAGCTAGAGCTCAGTAGAGTGCCCCCAAGGCCTTCTGCTTTCCCCCTTTTGCGTGAGATTACTGGGCTCGAGCGTTTGAAGAGGCTCTCGGTTCGTTACTTCTCCATAAGGTAG
- the LOC125196252 gene encoding meiotic recombination protein DMC1 homolog — MLAFKAEEQSQLQIVEREEIEDEEDLFEAIDKLTAHGINAGDVKKLQDAGIHTCNGLMMHTKKNLTGIKGLSEAKVDKICEAVEKIVNFGYMTGSDALLKRKSVVRITTGSQALDELLGGGIETSAITEAFGEFRSGKTQLAHTLCVSTQLPTNMKGGNGKVAYIDTEGTFRPDRIIPIAERFGMDAGAVLDNIIYARAYTYEHQYNLLLGLAAKMAEEPFRLLIVDSVIALFRVDFTGRGELADRQQKLAQMLSRLIKIAEEFNVAVYMTNQVIADPGGGVFISDPKKPAGGHVLAHAATIRLMFRKGKGEQRVCKVFDAPNLPEAEAVFQITPGGIADAKD; from the exons ATGCTAGCATTCAA AGCTGAAGAGCAGAGCCAGTTGCAGATCGTGGAAAGGGAAGAGATCGAAGATGAAGAAGACCTGTTCGAAGCGATTGATAAAC TGACAGCTCATGGAATCAATGCTGGAGATGTGAAGAAGCTGCAGGATGCTGGGATCCACACATGCAATGGCTTGATGATGCACACTAAGAAG AATTTGACTGGAATCAAAGGACTTTCTGAGGCTAAAGTTGATAAGATCTGTGAAGCTGTCGAGAAGATAGTG AACTTTGGTTATATGACTGGCAGTGATGCATTGCTGAAA AGAAAATCAGTAGTTCGCATCACTACTGGAAGCCAAGCTCTTGATGAACTGTTAGGAG GTGGGATAGAAACTTCTGCAATAACAGAAGCTTTTGGGGAATTCAG ATCTGGAAAGACACAGCTTGCCCATACTCTCTGTGTCTCTACTCAG CTTCCTACTAATATGAAAGGAGGGAATGGAAAGGTTGCTTACATTGATACTGAGGGGACATT CCGTCCAGATCGAATAATACCCATTGCTGAAAGATTTGGGATGGATGCTGGAGCTGTACTTGACAAT ATCATATACGCTCGTGCCTATACATATGAGCATCAGTACAACCTGCTTCTCGGTCTAGCAGCAAAAATGGCAGAAGAGCCTTTCAGACTGTTG ATTGTTGATTCAGTCATAGCTCTATTCCGGGTGGACTTCACTGGACGAGGCGAACTTGCAGACCGACAG CAAAAGTTGGCTCAGATGCTCTCAAGGCTTATCAAGATTGCTGAGGAATTCAATGTTGCTGTCTACATGACCAACCAGG TTATTGCTGATCCTGGAGGAGGTGTGTTCATATCAGATCCGAAGAAGCCAGCAGGTGGCCATGTTTTGGCTCATGCAGCCACCATAAGGTTGATGTTCAGGAAGGGCAAAGGCGAGCAACGCGTCTGCAAGGTGTTTGATGCCCCGAATCTTCCTGAGGCCGAAGCA GTATTCCAGATAACTCCAGGTGGAATTGCGGATGCCAAGGATTAA